CATCTACCTGCTCGAAAATCGTCTCTCTCAAGCGCAGCGTGACTCGCTGCTGGCAGTGCGTGAAGTGGCTCGCGCCAAAGGACTTACCGTGTTTCTGGTGGGTGGCGCGGTGCGGGATATGACCAGCGGATCGCCGGTACGGGATCTGGATGTAGTGGTTCAGGGAAACGCTCTCAAGCTGAAGAAAGATATAGAGAAAGCGCATGGCGTGATCACTGGCGAGAATGAAGCCGGACAGGCGCTGTTTGTGCGGTTTCCCGGTGGTGTGAGGATGGAGATTGGCAGCACTTTGACGGTGACTTATCCGAAGCCGGGTAAGGCGGTGGTCAAGGCTGCAACGATCTTGGACGACCTGCGGCGGCGCGACTTCACGGCCAATGCGATGGCGCTTTCGCTGAATGACGGATCGTATGGCTTGTTGATGGATCCTTTGAATGGGGTGGCGGACATCGAGAATCGTGAGTTGCGGCTGGTGAGCAACTACGGGTTCATCGAAGATCCGGTCAGGATGATCCGGGCGGCAAGGTTGATGGCGCGGCTGGGCTGGCAGATGGATGAGAAGACCCAGGCGCGTTACGAGACGGGCAAGCAGGAGGGGTACATCTCGGCGATGGGGGAGTTTCATCGCGGGTATGAGACCGAGGAGATCTTCCACGAAGAGGATCCGCTGCGGGTGTTGCGCAAGCTTGAGGCTGAGGGCTGGATGAAGGATCTGTTCCCGGCGCTGTCGTCGGCCAAGGCGAATGTGACGGAGTTGGAGAAGCTGCGGGATGTGCAGTCGCAGTTGCAGATGCAGGGCATACAGCCTGAGGCGGCGGTCGCGAACTTTCCGTACCTGACGGCGAAGATGGCTCCGAAGGAAGTGGCGGCTCTGAAGAAGAGCTTTGCGCGGCAGGGGTTCGTGCATGAGATCGAGGCGCTGGAGGACGAGGCGAAGGCGTTTGCAGCGGAGTTCTCGGGCAAGGGCGCGGCTACGCCTTCGCAGGCGTGGAAGCTGCTGCACTCGGCTAAGCCGGAGTCGATCTTGTGGGTGGCGCACACCTCGAAGAATGCCGGAGTTCAAAATAAGTTCAAGGGGTTCTTTACAGAGTGGTCGCAGGCAAAGCAGAAGCTGCCTTACGCGTTGATGCAGGAGATGCGGATTGTTCCTGATCTACCGGGGTATGGCGAACTGTTGGACAAACTCTTCTTCGAGCTGATGGATGGCAAGCTGGGAACGGTTGAGGAGATGAAGGCTTACCTCGAGCCGTACTCTCCGCCGGCTCCGCCGCCTCCGGTTCATCTGCGCAGACCGCGGGTGGCGAAGAAGGATGCGAAACCTGCCAAGAGCCGCAAGAAAGCCGCTGCCGGTGAAGAAGGCGGTGAGAGTGCGGAGGCGTTGGCCGCTTCGGATACGAGTGAGGTTCAGGCGATCGCTCCCGTGCCTGCGAAGAGTGTTGCTGCGAAGAGCGGAGCTGCAGGGAAGGTTGCCGCGCCAGTGAAGGCAGTTGCGAAGAAGGTTGAAGAGCCGAAGAAGACTCCCGTCACGAAGGCGGCTGCTGCTCCGGCGAAGGGCAAGGCTGTTGCCAAGGCGCCGGTGAAGGTTGCGGCCAAGGGCGTCGTTGCGAAAGCTTCGGCGAAGAAGGCACCCGCGAAGACGGCGAGCAAGACTCCGGCGAAGAAGGCCGTCAAGGCTGTGGCAAAGAAGGCTCCAGTAAAGGCCGCGGCTAAGAAAGCTCCCGCGAAGCCGGTGAAGAAGGCAGCAGCGAAGAGTCCTGCCAAGAAGACTGCGCCTGCCAAAAAGCCAGCAGCTGCGAAGAAGGTGGCGGCGAAGGCTGCTCCGGCGAAGAAGAGTGCGGTGAAGCATGCTCCGGCGAAGAAGGCAGTGAAGGTGGCTCCGAAGAAACGCCGGTAACGGGTTTCTGGTCCTGTGGATACATCTATGCTGAATCTTCTTTAGACGGAGGTTCGGAGACCTTTTGGCGGAAATGGTCGGAGGGTTGTGATGGGTGGGGACCTTCGGGATCCTTCGCTGCGCTCAGGATGACAGCAGAGAGCGGAACGATGACAGGCGAGGCATGGGACGATGACCTGCCGCGGTGTGGAAGGTTCGGGAGTCTTAGGCGGAAAGGTTCGGAGTGTTGTGACCGGGTGGGGACCTTCGGGATCCTTCGCTGCGCTCAGGATGACAGCGGAGAGCGTTGACAATGGCGGCCGTGGCGTGTGGCAATCGCCGGACCACTGCGTGGACGATGATCTGCCGCGGCACGGGACGTTGCGCCGGCAGAGACGTGGGGCGATGAACGGTTGCGGCGGGACGCAAGAGGAGCGGCAGGCTCGGAGCGACAAGCTATGGGGAAGGCAGAGGCATGTGGGTTCGGCCAGAGTTTGATCTCGAAATTTTGATCACTGTTAGCTCTTCGTAACGTGTGGACGCATCTCACGGGGTCGAGGTGGTTTTCATGGTGGTTGCGGTGTTGCTGGGATCGGTGCGTCGTGATCGAATGGGCGATCGTGCCGCGAAGTGGGTTATCAGGGAGTTGGAGAAGCGAGGGCATGAGGCCGTGCTGGTCGATGCTGCGGAGTTGAAGCTGCCTTTGCTGGACAAGATGTGGAAGGAAGTTAAGAAGGATCCTCCGGCGAAGTATGAGAAGTTGCGGGAGAAGCTGGCTCCGTTGGCGAAGCTGTATGCGCGGGCCGATGGTTTTTGCATCGTGAGTGCGGAGTATAACCACTCCGTTCCGCCGGGAATCACCAATCTGATCGATCATTTTCTGGAGGAGTATTACTTCCGGCCTTCTGCGATTGTGTGCTATTCGGCCAGCCAATATGGTGGAGTGCGCGCGGCGATGCAGCTGAGGGCGTTGCTTCCTGAGGTTGGGATGCCGTCGATTCCTTCGCTGCAACCGATTCCCTCGATTGGAAGTGCTCTGAGCGCAGATGGAGTTGCGCTGACGCAGGAGCTGGCGGAGAAGAGTGGGAAGTTTTTTGATGAGTTTGAGTGGTATATGCGGGCGATGAAGGCGGAGCGGGCGAAGGGTGTCCCGGATTAGTGTCCAGGCGAAATTTTCAGATTTAATCCGTCGCCTTTTTTCGCGGTCGATCTCCAATGATGCGCCAGGAGACTTGGACGGATTCGTGAGGTTCGATGTCGACTATCTCTTTTGGCTGGTCATGTAACTGGTGACCTCGGAGGTCGGGATAGCGTCGGCTGCGAAGTTGAAAGTTCCGTGATCTTTTACTTCGCGTGCCGCTCGCAGAAATGCTCCCAGGGCAGCGCGGGCGAAGGCGCCTCCTACGCTGATTCGCCTGACTCCTGCGGCTGCGAGCTGTTCTACGGAGAAGGTTGCGCCTTTGAGACCCATCACGACGTTAACTGGCCTGGAGACAGCGGCGCAGACCTCTCGGATCGCTTCGAGGCTGGGCAGGCCCGGTGCGTAGAGAACATCGGCACCGGCGTCGGCGAAGGCCTGCAGGCGGCGGATCGTGTCGCCAAGATCCGGTAGACCGTGAAGAAAGTTTTCGGCTCGTGCGGTGAGGAAGAATTGATGGTGGCTGGCGGCCTCGGATGCTGCTGCGATCCGCTCTATAGCCAGTTGCAGGTCGTAGATAGGATCGGCCGGATCGCCTGTTGCATCTTCGATCGATCCTCCGACAAGTCCGGATGCGGCAGCGAATCGAATGGTCTCGGCGCAGCTATCAGGAGAATGGCCGAATCCGTTCTGGAGATCGGCTGAGACGGGGAGTTCGGTGGCTTCGACGATCTCCTTTGCGTTTTGCAGAATTTTATCGCGCGTGACTTCGATCGTGGAGTCAGGATATCCGGCGGAGAAGGCGTAGCCGGCGCTGGTGGTGGCGAGGGCTTCAAAGCCTAATGCGGAGAGGATCTTTGCGGTTCCCGCATTCCATGGATTGGGAATCACGAAGGCACCCGAGCGCGCATGGAGTGCTTGAAACGCTTTGTATCTCTGCTCGCGAGTCATTCTCGGAGTCTCCGTAGCAAAACAATTTTATCCAAAGGTTAGCGATGGCGTTTGAAGAGAACGAGAGTACCTACGAAGAGGCCGCCAGCGGTGAGAGTCATCAGGATGATCGCATGGCGATAGGCGGCCTGGGTCCCGGTTGGTGTAGCCGCGGTGTTGTCCTGACACTGGGTGCAGCCTTGCGCGTGAGCTGGCGGCGTGAAGGTCAGGATGGCTGCGATTACAGTGAGCTGCGACAGGTGGGACAACTTCATTGGAAGAAGACGAGCAGGGTGAAGAGGAAGAGCCATAGGATGCCCATGGCGTGCCAGTACCAAGCGGCACCGTCGACCAGGATCTGGCGGGTTTCGAGCTGACGGGAGACGTAGAGGCCGGTGAAGGCGGTGATGAGGGCTGCGATGCCGAAGAAGAGATGGATCGCGTGAACGCCGGTGATGAGAAAGAAGAAGTGGCTGCTCTGATTGGTCTTGAAGAAGATGTGCTGGAGGGCGAGTTGACGCCAGGCTATCCACTGGCCGGTGAGGAAGAGGGCGCCGAGCGCGATGGTGGCGGCGAGCCAGGGAAGGGCGCGGCGAGTAATTGGTTTACCGAGGCCAAGCCACTCGTCCATAACGTCGGTTTCGCGGAACATGTTGCGACGGGCGAACTCTATGGAGGCGGAGCTGAGGAGGAGGACGGCGGTGTTGAGCCAGAGGATGGGAGGGATGGTGGTGGGGAGCCACTCGTTGACGTAGCGGTTGTAGGCGTCGAAGTGGCCGGTGGACTGGTTGACGAAGAAGGTGCTGACGATGGCGACGAAGAACATGAGGTCGCTGGCGAGGGCGAAGAAGATGCCCATGCGATAGCGATGGAGGCGCTCGTAGGGGCCGCGGCGACCGTTGGGGCGATCGTTCCAGTTGTCGTTGTCTCCGCCACCGCCAGTGCGTTTGTCGGTTGGCGGACGTCGGCCAGAGCCGTTGTCGTGATCTTCTACGCGGCGTTTTCGTTCTTGCTCGGTTTTATTGGGAGTGATGGTTGCCGGCATGAAGTTGCCCCTCTGGGTGCTCGCGTAATGGACAGCTTACTCCGGTTTTGTGTCTGTGGCGTCTTCGATTTCATCTTGCGCGAGTGGGATGGGCTCCCATTGCGGCAGGAACGAAACTTCGGACTTATTTGATTGATAGTGGCATGGAGCGCGATGAACTGACATCTCTGGAGTATCGGATGCGGTTAGTAGGGTGAAAGGATTCATGGTGGGGTGCCATTCGAGTGTCGTGGCTCGCCATGGGTTAGACGACGCAAACTTTCCTTTGCGCAGGCTGTGGGTGAGATTGAAGAGAAAGACAAGCTGGGCGGTGGCGAGGAAGATGGCGGCGTAGGTGATGAACTGGTTGAGCGGGAGGGTGTGGGAGAGGAGAGCTCCGGCGGGGCTGAGGGAGCCGCCTGGGCCGGGGATTCCGGTGAGCTGGGCGTAGTGGCGGGGTTCGCCGGCGAGGCCGGTGAGGTGCATGGGGAGGAAGACCGCGTAGGCTCCGAGCAGGGTGCACCAGAAGTGGAGGTGGCCGAGAGGTTCGGAGAGGAGCCGGCCAGGGTGGTTACGGGTTGCGGTAAGGAGGGGGAACCAGTAGTAGGTGGCGGCGTAGAGGCCGAAGACGCCCGCCATCGCCATGATGAGGTGGAAGTGGGCGACGACGAAGAAGGTGTTGTGGAGGTACTCGTCCAGAATGGGCTGGGCGAGGATGGGGCCGGTGAGTCCTCCGGTGATGAAGAGGCTGACGAAGCCGAGGGCGAAGAGCATCGGGGTTTTGTAGGACGGGCGGGAGCGCCAGGTGGTGGCGAGCCAGCTGAGGACCTTGGCGGCGGCGGGAAGAGCGATGGCCATGGTGGAGATGGAGAAGGCGGAGCTGGCGAAGGGGTTGAGGCCGGCGACGAACATGTGATGTCCCCAGAGGAGGATGCCCAGGAAGCCGATGAGGAGTGTGGTAGCGATCATGGTGCGGTAGGTGAAGACGCGGCGGTGGCTGAAGTTCGCAAGGAGCATGGAGGTGAGGCCCATGCCGGGGAGGATGGCGATGTAGACCTCGGGGTGTCCGAAGAACCAGAAGAGGTGGAGCCAGAGGAGAGGGCTGCCGTTGCCGCCTTTGTGCAGGATGCCGTTGACGAGGTCGCCGTTGGGGAGGAAGAAGCTGGTGCCGGCGTGGCGGTCGCAGAGGAGGAGCAAGATGGCGGCGAGCAGGACAGAGAAGGCGATGATGCTGAGGAGGGCTGCGGTGAACCATCCCCAGACGGTGAGTGGGAGACGCTCCCAGGTCATACCGGTGCAGCGGTTGCGGATGATGGTGGTGAGGGTGTTGATGGAGCTTGCCGTGGAGGCTATGGCGAAGAGGGCGATGCTGGTGAGCCAGAGGTCCATCCCGAGAGCCTGGCCTGGGCCGGCGCTGGTGATTGCGCTGAGG
This Tunturibacter gelidoferens DNA region includes the following protein-coding sequences:
- a CDS encoding NADPH-dependent FMN reductase, translating into MVVAVLLGSVRRDRMGDRAAKWVIRELEKRGHEAVLVDAAELKLPLLDKMWKEVKKDPPAKYEKLREKLAPLAKLYARADGFCIVSAEYNHSVPPGITNLIDHFLEEYYFRPSAIVCYSASQYGGVRAAMQLRALLPEVGMPSIPSLQPIPSIGSALSADGVALTQELAEKSGKFFDEFEWYMRAMKAERAKGVPD
- a CDS encoding isocitrate lyase/PEP mutase family protein, with the translated sequence MTREQRYKAFQALHARSGAFVIPNPWNAGTAKILSALGFEALATTSAGYAFSAGYPDSTIEVTRDKILQNAKEIVEATELPVSADLQNGFGHSPDSCAETIRFAAASGLVGGSIEDATGDPADPIYDLQLAIERIAAASEAASHHQFFLTARAENFLHGLPDLGDTIRRLQAFADAGADVLYAPGLPSLEAIREVCAAVSRPVNVVMGLKGATFSVEQLAAAGVRRISVGGAFARAALGAFLRAAREVKDHGTFNFAADAIPTSEVTSYMTSQKR
- a CDS encoding cytochrome c oxidase subunit 3, which codes for MPATITPNKTEQERKRRVEDHDNGSGRRPPTDKRTGGGGDNDNWNDRPNGRRGPYERLHRYRMGIFFALASDLMFFVAIVSTFFVNQSTGHFDAYNRYVNEWLPTTIPPILWLNTAVLLLSSASIEFARRNMFRETDVMDEWLGLGKPITRRALPWLAATIALGALFLTGQWIAWRQLALQHIFFKTNQSSHFFFLITGVHAIHLFFGIAALITAFTGLYVSRQLETRQILVDGAAWYWHAMGILWLFLFTLLVFFQ
- a CDS encoding copper resistance protein CopC, which gives rise to MKLSHLSQLTVIAAILTFTPPAHAQGCTQCQDNTAATPTGTQAAYRHAIILMTLTAGGLFVGTLVLFKRHR
- a CDS encoding CCA tRNA nucleotidyltransferase, whose amino-acid sequence is MADYIYLLENRLSQAQRDSLLAVREVARAKGLTVFLVGGAVRDMTSGSPVRDLDVVVQGNALKLKKDIEKAHGVITGENEAGQALFVRFPGGVRMEIGSTLTVTYPKPGKAVVKAATILDDLRRRDFTANAMALSLNDGSYGLLMDPLNGVADIENRELRLVSNYGFIEDPVRMIRAARLMARLGWQMDEKTQARYETGKQEGYISAMGEFHRGYETEEIFHEEDPLRVLRKLEAEGWMKDLFPALSSAKANVTELEKLRDVQSQLQMQGIQPEAAVANFPYLTAKMAPKEVAALKKSFARQGFVHEIEALEDEAKAFAAEFSGKGAATPSQAWKLLHSAKPESILWVAHTSKNAGVQNKFKGFFTEWSQAKQKLPYALMQEMRIVPDLPGYGELLDKLFFELMDGKLGTVEEMKAYLEPYSPPAPPPPVHLRRPRVAKKDAKPAKSRKKAAAGEEGGESAEALAASDTSEVQAIAPVPAKSVAAKSGAAGKVAAPVKAVAKKVEEPKKTPVTKAAAAPAKGKAVAKAPVKVAAKGVVAKASAKKAPAKTASKTPAKKAVKAVAKKAPVKAAAKKAPAKPVKKAAAKSPAKKTAPAKKPAAAKKVAAKAAPAKKSAVKHAPAKKAVKVAPKKRR
- a CDS encoding cytochrome c oxidase subunit I → MTPPFNTPPAHPHPTTVNIRTLRAVVFTTDHRVIGIQYLVLALISVVIGTLLSLLMRIHLVWPNWPLPLHGPILPEDYLALVTIHGTIMLFFVLTTAPQSGFGNLILPAQIGARTMAFPALNAASFWLTAAALVVLLGSTFVPGGAAISGWTAYPPLSAITSAGPGQALGMDLWLTSIALFAIASTASSINTLTTIIRNRCTGMTWERLPLTVWGWFTAALLSIIAFSVLLAAILLLLCDRHAGTSFFLPNGDLVNGILHKGGNGSPLLWLHLFWFFGHPEVYIAILPGMGLTSMLLANFSHRRVFTYRTMIATTLLIGFLGILLWGHHMFVAGLNPFASSAFSISTMAIALPAAAKVLSWLATTWRSRPSYKTPMLFALGFVSLFITGGLTGPILAQPILDEYLHNTFFVVAHFHLIMAMAGVFGLYAATYYWFPLLTATRNHPGRLLSEPLGHLHFWCTLLGAYAVFLPMHLTGLAGEPRHYAQLTGIPGPGGSLSPAGALLSHTLPLNQFITYAAIFLATAQLVFLFNLTHSLRKGKFASSNPWRATTLEWHPTMNPFTLLTASDTPEMSVHRAPCHYQSNKSEVSFLPQWEPIPLAQDEIEDATDTKPE